DNA sequence from the Coffea eugenioides isolate CCC68of chromosome 9, Ceug_1.0, whole genome shotgun sequence genome:
ACAACATTTGTCCTGTGGTTTCAATGCAAATATTTTGTACAGCTTTCAACATGTCATAGCACAAAttaatttgttttctttgttggTAAGGTAACTTTTCTGATCCTTCTTAGTTTAGTTGGTTTTCTCAAGCCAATTCTGTAAATTTGCATAAGACAAGTCTCTCGGATACATAAAAGGGGACTAAATGTGAAGAATATTTGTCCTATGAAGGAATTTTGAGAGTGTAAACAAAGAAATATATGTAGGATATGATTATCTTATGTTGTGCATGCAACTTTAATTATACAAGCATACCAATTGGAATTTGTTGTCACCTGTCATAGTTTAATTTGCATTAACAAGAAAAAGATTTTAAAGAGCTAGCTATATCCTAATTGAACAGTTAATGGATATATAATTAAGTACATGCTTAGAGATTTCTAAATCAAATTAAAAGTTAATTTTTATACCATTGTGCTAGACATCAATCACTAGGGTTTTAGGCTGGTGGATACAAACAATGTCGATGGAGGGTTTATTTAGACAAATTATGTTTCTTTTCGCGACTATATTCAAATCTCCTTGTACGTACTTGTGGAAGGAAAAAGAGTTTCATACTATTGTCCTTCTGGTAAAGGAGTGTGTTAGTGAATCCTATTAATTGCAGCTTTTCTAGGAAAAGGATGGACAATTTGTTAGTGAAAATGCGTGCAAAACCTAAAAGAGATCACACTCTTAAAATTAGGTTAAGTTCGACTCGTTCAGACTGACAGTGTTTGTCCATCTCGTACGTGAGCAACTATTCTTGGCCATTTTGGAGAGTCcctattaatttttttttaactagcTAGTTTTGTTAGGATGGTTAATTAGCTCCATGGATTTGGCAAAATTTTAGTTGTGTTAGGGTAAAAAAATGTTTGCAGGGGCACCAATATTGCAATGGTTATAATAAACCACTAATTATTTCACTTCCCCTCcttaatattttgcttataAACTATCCAatctttttcattttaattCAGACCACGTACCACTTGTTATCCAAGAAACACTACTTTGGCAGAGACATTCTGTCTTTTGAGCATTTGACGATTCAATTATTGATGAGAACGGAGTTTGGAACACCATATGTCACAATTCATAAAACTTAAACAGTCTATTGGACCATTCGCCCTGCCAATATATTATCACTGTCTGGTAACCTGGCAATGTATGAAAATTCGACAGAGATGCATTTtaacttcttttattttcttcgcTTAAAGCTTTCTATTATTGCTGTCTTCCCTGCCTCTCCCACAAGACTGTAGAATGTCAAAGATTCAAGGAGGTAACAACAAAATAGAACTGTTAAAGGGCCCTGCCGACTATTCTTGTTACTGTGAAACCGCTAAGTTCCAAAGGCCAAGTACATGTTGCCATGACCAAATGCCTTTTTCTTCTGATTGCTAGCTACTGCTTACAATTCCTTTAGCCTGAACCCCAAactataataatttttttctttttttgatggACGATTCCTGTTCCTACTTTAACTTATACTGTAGGGAAGGAAGGGTTAGAGGGAGAGTATCCCAAAACTATAAGTGGTTGAAAATAGACATTAATTCTAACCAGAGTTCAATTCTACTACAAcataatataaacaaaatccGAGGAACAAAGAGTAAAACAAAAGATGGGCATCCATTTAATGTCAACTTACCCCAGCTAAGGTCTAAGTTGTTTACGCATACATATATATTGCAGAAAAATGGGATTTCATCAAAATTCTAGTCGGATTGAACTTGTAAAAATTTAGCATAATAATTGTCAGAGTATGATGACAATATGGTAAGGCAATATTGTAACATCCAAAGCAACAAGGAGTAGAACCCAACAACAGCTAGGGCAGCTGGGTAAGGGCATCTCCTTTTACCAACAACAGGTGGATTTTGGTAGGGTTTTCAGTCCAAGAAGTATGTGAAACCCTAAGATGGTTCAATGGGCGTTCGTCTGCCGTCTCCACCAGCAGCTCTTGGATGCTGAAACTGACTCAGCTGCCCAATGCTTGCTGAAACATTCATGGCAAGAAGGCTGCTGGCATCATAATTATTGCCCCCGTCAAAAGCCCGGATCACTTGTTGCTGATCCCTGGGGAAAAACTGATGATGGTAGTACTGCTCGCGGCCACTTCCACCTCCACCGATGAAGTTGATGCCTAAATTCTGCGGGTGATGATGGTGATGAGTTGTAGCTGTGGCTGCAGCAGCCGCTGCCGCGATTAGGCCATGACTGGTGATGCCTAGGCTTTGGTACTTGGAGAGTTCTGACTTGGCACAACTGAGGTCCATCTGAAGCTGGCGGAGCTGGTGTTGGAGGAGGGAAATGACCCCTACGCAGCCGTAAACAGGGTCCCGGAGACGCATGTCGGCCTCATAAGCTAGGGAATTGACAGCATCCTCTCGCTGATGGGGCTGCAATTCATTGAGCAACTTTGTTACATTGCTGGCTCCAAAAACTCTGTGCACATTTGCAAACTTCTGGGGTTGGTCCGGTGGAAAATATGGTGCAAAGACACATTCTGGCTGGCACTTTCGACGGAGAAATTTACATGCTGCACACGGTGAATTGGAGGATGATGCCATGACTACAACTTAGTACAGCAGCTTACTAGTGTTTTCTTCTCTGGTATCTTCTCCTCTTATCCTAAAATgccaaacacaaaaaaaaaaaaaaaaaatcccacatcaaatatgccaaaaagaaaaacataaagCAATAAATGAaagcaaacacaaaaaaaaaaaggaaaaaaaagaggtttAAGCATTTTAATGATGAAAGTGGAAGCTATAACTTAGATGGGATCTGGGATCTCCATAGAGTAGGTATGGAAAATATTCAAGGGAAAATGCATGGAAAAGGTCCAAATTTTGTAATgtcccttttttatttttatttttttgggaacCTATGTTGAGAAAATGTGGAGAAAAGGGATCTAAAGATACGGGCTACAAGACGGTCTTTTCAGAAGTGCAAATATTCTTCTCACAAGAAGAATAAAGAGAACATGATAGAGACAATCCAAAACGTATACATATGTTTACCCATTCCACACACTGAAACCAATCCCCCACCCCCcctcccccaaaaaaaagaataaaaagaaacacaaaaagggaaaaagaataGGAAAAACAGATCAAGACCGATACTTTCAGGCTAAACTGTTCATTTcctattttctcttttgactttgaaaagaaaagagaaaaagagataaaaatcTAGAGAGGTCAAAATAGATAGGCTGCAAGCCTAGGATAGGAAAAAGTTCACATATTTTCCTTGACATAACAATTGAAAGAAGGACGAAATGACATGGCAAAGCAAACCCCAATCCATTTTGCGGCTGCGAGTTTGTAGGAGTCTGCggctttctttctcttctttatGTTCAATGATGAGATATAGGAAGCTAAAATTGAGTGGAAAGATGagcaaaagtaaaaaagaataaaagagaTCAAAAGTTCAAGTTAAGCAGCTTTAAAGGAGCTTGAacaatcattttgaaattcaatagcCAGAAAAtgtaacaaagaaaaaaaattgaagaaatcaaTTTGGAAGGCGTAATTAAAATTAAGTACTTGCCCTTGAAAATATCTTGGACACAAACTATAAAGGGCTTCCTTAATTTCACCAAAAGAGCAAAAAGATTTTGTCATCCGCTGGTTATTTTGAGGTGACCAGCTATGTTCAAGAAAGGAGAATTTCAATTTAATTTGAATTCCTAATAACAAGGGAGATTTCAGGGAAATTTGCAACCAAGTCACATGTTTGTAGTAAGAAATCTTGGACAAAGATACATGTATCTTCATTCAGACAGCTGgatagaaaccctaattgggattttcttgacttttttgaagACACAAATTATAGAAAAAAGATGGTATATATGTGTGAGCtcgtgcgtgtgtgtgtgtgcgtgcAAACAGCGTACTATGTGTGGACATACCTTAAATTATTAGGGTTAGCAATGCAAGAAAGGAAGATTTTACCGGTAGTATTGTGGATTGGATCTCGTGAAAGTAAGACTTTTCTCTCCTTTTATGTCACTATTTTCGATGCTAAGAAGTGGAAGATCTTGCTTGCATTTCATTCATAACTATGACCAAGAGGGATTTTGTGGGATTGAGAGCAGATGtgatggaaaagaaaagggaaagcaCAGAGAGCAAGATTACTTCATTTacctgttaaaaaaaaaaaaggagactGAGGGAGATGTCACTACTCAGTTCAGTACCACTCCTCAGTACTCACTAGCTagtttgtttctctttttttgttaATCACACATACTACTACGAATATATATAGAATTTCCAAAAAACAAATGAGTGTAGTTGTACGAAAATGATAGCAGTCTAAGTAGTAGccaagagggaaaaaaaaggaaaagaaaaaagaaaatgcaaaccTTGTAGTATTATAAAAGATAAAGAACTGAGAATAGAATAAAAGTTGGTGGTGATGGGGCTCTTCCTTAATTCTCTCTTCTATTCTTCCTTCCTTGAAAGTTTGCGTGCCTCGATTTCTTCGGTCAAaccttttccttctttccttcTACAGCACCTTTTTGTTTGGCTCCTCTGTTGACAGACGGGGTGATGATACGGTATGATATGATAGGATATTGATCAGCATACACAGCAAGTTGGATTATTATTGGATCTTGCAAAATGCAAAGCCCTTTTCAATCAACTTTCTAGACTTGAAAGTTGAAAGCCCTCTTCTCCTCCTTCTCTCAAGAAGCCACCACCAAAAAGGCAAAATCCAAGAACCAGCCTACCGCGCAGCTATCTTTCTTCCCTTTTAGTCTTGTCCCGTGAGAAGATACATATGGATGATGACTAGCTATGGGTTTTCAGTGGCCTTTTCTTGACCTTTTTTGGTGGGAATGGCTTAAAAATAGTGAACAATCATGCAAATGggatcttctttttttttttggttgcaaaCTTTTCGCCCTTCTCTGCTACTAACTtagtaaaagaaatgaaaaagaaacgaaaaaatgGCAGGAAACAAGCATACAAAGATGGTGATAAAGTAGGCGAAGCGGAAGAAAAGGAAGACTCCTATGTCGTGAACAAACAATTCAACGTATCCGTAGAGATAGAGATAGAGACAGCcggaaagagaaaaagaaagaatgagAGCGTGAACTTTGGCGTAGTACTGGACTCAAAGGTggagagaaagggagaaaaTCCAAAAGGGCTTGTAGTATTTTTTATGCTGAGTACTCGAGTAGTACTAGCAGTGGTAAATGGTAAAATTATAGGAGAACAGAACAAGAGGGAGaggaggagaggaaggaagggTAATAAGGTATCGGCGGGGGAAAGTCCCCCAAGACCAGAGCCTAAGGAAACGCGGAGAAAGCAAAGATCACAACTACTACTAGCTCAGCGCGTGAGTGGGAGGTGGGGGGGATCAGACTTCAGAAGGGAGAAGGGTAGAATGTGATGATGaggttttctattttcttgcttCTGAATCTGCTGCTGAAATGGTAGGAATAAGTATATAATCCTCCCAATCTGCTGGCTGGCTGGGCTGGCCTAGCTCTATTTATTCAGACATCAGAGATTTGAGAGCGAGTTGTCTTCTGTCGTGATATGactcttccttttttcttcttccctgATCTAATTATGCTTGGCTATAGTTGTTGGTTTTCGTTGTTATAGGGGTTGTGTTCCTTTATTGTCTTGTGTATTTGTGTCTGTCAAATAAGTGAAGATTTACTTTGTTTTGGTAAGTAGGACATGTTTGGGGTTGCGGGCTCCTCTCTTGGATTTGGACTGTACATAATGACATGTCCTTAAGTACTATCAAATTTGGCATACTAGAAAGCAAGAAGGCTAAGCCTCGTAGTACTAATAATATCTTGCAATTGAAAAGGATAGTTACCAAAGAACCAACATGTAGATTCACAATTGTTTTGTAAAACGATGgaaattaatcttatatacactgatagcgTATATATTATTTACAAGTATATAAGATtcaaactggaaatttttgcaACGTGTGTAACTAGTGCATCAATAttcttttgttgatttttttggGCCAAAGATAATCTTGGTTCGTgttttccaaaaaataaaaggtaTATATTTGCCCCATAAGTTTTAGACATTGGTACAATGCATTGAGAAACTTTTGTACTCAAATTTTGGGGTTTCAGTGTTCTATAATCAACCCTTTCAAcaaagagatttttttttccttttttttctttgaacaaAACTCGTATCACTCATTGACTAATATAGAAAACCGAAATGTTTTGATGCTAGGCTATCCTTTACTCTTCTAACCCTCATAGTTGGCAGCTGCAATAGGTACAGATTTTCAATTTTCTCAATCTGCATGCAATTTGACGAAAGATTTGAAATCCATCCAAATCGCTCTAGTTATTTGGATTACTTAAAAAGAATTGAGTTTGTTAATACATCAACCATTAAAACATATTTTAAATGCTAGAATATTTGGTAATTTACAAATCTAAATACCTCCTAAATAATATAAACAACTATAGGTAGTTGCGAGAATTTCAAATCCTTTATTAAATACCTCGATCCTTTATGTCACAATGTATTGTGGACACTCAGTAGCCCTGAATTTTAATTGTTACCTATTGTAATAAGCTCAAAATtgaccaatcacattaattggtTAGACCCTTATTATTAGGGAACAATTTTTGATTAATATAAATCATCTTCAATCTACGAGTTGCTCAATGACTGACCATCCCCCTCAACAACCGGGAATAAACACACGCACACACTACCTAAGGGAAACCCACAACCCAACCCAAAAGGCATGCTGACTTTCAGGCCACACTGAGGACCTTAAATAGTATACACACACATCACTCTCAATCGATTTGGGATAGAGGGAACGGGGGAGGGGAAACATCAAGACTATTACCAAAGGCTCATCAACGGCTTTTACCACTCCTTAATTTTCCATATCCACCTCAACAACTGGGAATAAACACACGCACACACTACCTCAGGGAAACCCACAACCCAATGACTGACCATAGTAAAACCAATAACAGAGCTCTCTTGGCAGGGTTGGTGGTGACCATTAGTGGATCCCATCGAGAGTTGGTCAATGTAGTCCAAGTTCGTTTGACTAGTCTGCCATATTTCACAGTAATCAATTCTTGGGCCGGCCCAGTTAGacactgatttttttttttttttaaaataatcaaTCTCTAAATCTTGAAAGAAGTAAATAGTAAAAGTTTTGATTTAGGTTGGTAAAAGAAATATATAGGAATTATGTTAACTAatggagaaatttttttttttttatcctttttaaGTGGCATCGGGGACTCGATTATATTTTTAGCATTACAGTCCACTTTACATTGTACATTAAATAAAACGTATTTTCTTAGCTAATATTATGAAAGTTTTTTGATCCACCAACAATTAGTGAATgttaaatatacatatatttaagGGATATAACACTAAAGTGTATTTATTAAGAGCATATCACAAATCCCTGTTGAGGACTGCTCATCTGGTGGTATTCTATACATTAAACAACAGCAAAATGTCCTCTGGAGTAGTCTGTGGTTAGGGGACTTAGGGCCTTAAAGAGTTTGATACTTTGTTTGATAACTTAATTTAATACTTAAAattaaggattaatcttttcttttatgAACTTAAATTTACTCATCATCTAAGTataagtaaattttatatacactgacagtgtatacactatcacgattGGATGCACGATACATATGaaaatttagatttcaaattcaaattcggaTTATGTGTCAGGTATCCAATGGTAAAAATatatacactgttagtgtatagaagattaatccaaGTATGAATATACAGTGACAGATTaatggtttaattttttttttttatagaaaagatCGTTTCAATCAAACAAATATGCACTAATAGCAGAAAATACATCAAACAAACATGACACAGATACATATAGATCTAAAATCAATAGACATAATAGATCTAAGAAAATAATACAAATAAAGATAACATTGATGCTCCTATATATCTTCCGTCCAGATGAATCACTGTGACCCAATATA
Encoded proteins:
- the LOC113783748 gene encoding protein ASYMMETRIC LEAVES 2-like, which codes for MASSSNSPCAACKFLRRKCQPECVFAPYFPPDQPQKFANVHRVFGASNVTKLLNELQPHQREDAVNSLAYEADMRLRDPVYGCVGVISLLQHQLRQLQMDLSCAKSELSKYQSLGITSHGLIAAAAAAATATTHHHHHPQNLGINFIGGGGSGREQYYHHQFFPRDQQQVIRAFDGGNNYDASSLLAMNVSASIGQLSQFQHPRAAGGDGRRTPIEPS